A region of Alkalidesulfovibrio alkalitolerans DSM 16529 DNA encodes the following proteins:
- a CDS encoding polyphenol oxidase family protein, which yields MKNIPTPFAIPFAFPGIENVRCAFGTRFGGYSSSPFDLANISMEVGDDPAKVVANRQAMQRELGFAHWQELRQVHGVGMVFDPEPGDIAKGPIIEGDGLASAMPGQALVIKSADCQPILLAHRSGKYVAALHVGWRGNVQGFPLLGTKAFCERYSLDPADVLAVRGPSLGPSASEFSDFEREFGPDFKDHYDPATKTVNLWLLTRHQLREAGLKPGNIFQIDLCTNSLADTFFSYRRREKTGRQASLIWIRG from the coding sequence ATGAAGAACATCCCCACTCCCTTCGCCATCCCCTTCGCCTTCCCCGGCATCGAAAACGTACGCTGCGCCTTCGGCACCCGTTTCGGCGGCTATTCGTCCAGTCCCTTCGACCTGGCGAACATTTCCATGGAAGTCGGTGATGACCCGGCCAAGGTCGTGGCCAACCGCCAAGCCATGCAACGCGAGCTGGGCTTCGCCCACTGGCAGGAGCTCAGGCAGGTGCACGGCGTAGGCATGGTCTTCGACCCCGAGCCCGGCGACATCGCGAAAGGCCCCATCATCGAGGGCGATGGCCTAGCCTCCGCCATGCCCGGACAGGCGCTGGTCATCAAGTCGGCCGACTGCCAACCCATCTTGCTCGCCCACCGCTCGGGCAAATACGTGGCCGCGCTGCACGTGGGCTGGCGGGGCAACGTGCAAGGCTTCCCCTTGCTCGGCACAAAGGCCTTTTGCGAACGTTATTCCCTGGACCCGGCCGACGTCCTGGCCGTGCGAGGCCCCTCGCTCGGGCCGTCGGCCAGCGAATTCAGCGACTTCGAGCGGGAATTCGGCCCCGACTTCAAAGACCACTATGACCCGGCCACGAAAACCGTGAACCTGTGGTTGCTCACACGCCATCAGTTGCGCGAGGCGGGACTCAAACCCGGCAACATCTTCCAGATCGACTTGTGCACCAACTCCCTGGCCGATACGTTCTTCTCCTACCGCCGCCGGGAAAAGACGGGCCGCCAGGCCAGCCTGATATGGATCAGGGGCTAG
- a CDS encoding amino acid ABC transporter permease, with amino-acid sequence MNFDVVIANFPYLLWGAYPDGPLGGLALSIVLAAGGIFGAFWIGLVMGLGRLSTRWWVRLPSIVYIEIIRGVPLLLLIFWFYFLGPVAFGHVLPETTSALIAFIVFTGAYVAEIVRAGVLALPRGQMEAARSSGLSHVQAMRYVILPQALRNMIPSFVNQFVSLTKDTSLASIIGVLELTRAADQISNRVLTAPTEIYFTILVLYFIICYVLTATSRRLEKHMSRYQARDR; translated from the coding sequence GTGAACTTCGACGTCGTCATCGCCAACTTCCCGTACCTGCTCTGGGGCGCCTATCCCGACGGTCCCCTTGGCGGTCTGGCCCTGTCCATCGTGCTCGCCGCGGGCGGCATCTTCGGGGCCTTCTGGATCGGCTTGGTCATGGGCCTTGGCCGTCTCTCCACGCGCTGGTGGGTGCGCCTGCCCTCCATCGTCTACATCGAAATCATCCGCGGCGTTCCCCTGCTGCTCTTGATTTTCTGGTTCTACTTCCTGGGCCCGGTTGCCTTTGGCCACGTTCTGCCCGAGACGACGAGCGCGCTCATTGCCTTCATCGTTTTTACCGGGGCGTATGTGGCCGAGATCGTGCGAGCGGGCGTGCTCGCCCTGCCCAGAGGGCAGATGGAGGCGGCGCGCTCGTCGGGTTTGTCGCACGTGCAGGCCATGCGCTACGTGATTTTGCCCCAGGCCCTCCGCAACATGATCCCTTCCTTCGTCAACCAGTTCGTCTCCCTGACCAAGGACACGTCCCTGGCTTCGATCATCGGTGTGCTCGAACTGACGCGCGCGGCGGATCAGATCAGCAACCGCGTGCTGACCGCGCCTACGGAGATCTATTTCACCATCCTCGTGCTCTATTTCATCATCTGCTATGTGCTCACGGCTACGTCGCGCCGTCTGGAGAAGCACATGTCGCGCTATCAGGCGCGTGACAGGTAG
- a CDS encoding amino acid ABC transporter permease has translation MAYNFDWSIALTGEYGGWIVDGVIMTLHISAVSIVFSMLLGTLIAVMRLTGLKPLEWFALAYTEFFRNTPLLVQIFFWYFGSYAILPNAVNQWLYQRDFEFAAGVIALTVYTSAFIAEEIRSGIFSIPKTQLEASRACGLSFIQAMRYVILPQAFRIIIPPLISQFLNLIKNSSLCMTIGVMELTYMARQIESYSFKGFEAFTVATLIYLTISLIVSFVITQYNRLFLRQIRY, from the coding sequence GTGGCCTACAATTTCGACTGGAGCATCGCCCTGACCGGCGAGTACGGCGGCTGGATCGTGGACGGCGTGATCATGACGCTGCACATCTCCGCCGTATCCATCGTGTTTTCGATGCTTTTGGGTACCCTGATCGCGGTCATGCGCCTCACGGGGCTCAAACCCCTCGAATGGTTCGCGCTCGCCTACACGGAGTTTTTCCGCAACACGCCGCTGCTGGTGCAGATATTCTTCTGGTATTTCGGATCCTACGCCATTTTGCCAAATGCTGTGAACCAGTGGCTGTACCAGCGCGATTTCGAGTTCGCGGCCGGTGTCATCGCCCTCACCGTCTATACCTCGGCCTTCATCGCCGAGGAAATCCGCTCGGGCATCTTCTCCATTCCCAAGACACAGCTTGAGGCCTCGCGGGCCTGCGGCCTGTCCTTCATCCAGGCCATGCGCTACGTCATTTTGCCCCAGGCCTTCAGAATCATCATCCCGCCGCTCATCTCGCAGTTCCTGAACCTCATCAAGAACTCCTCCCTGTGCATGACCATCGGCGTCATGGAGTTGACCTACATGGCGCGCCAGATCGAATCATACAGCTTCAAGGGCTTCGAAGCATTCACGGTGGCCACGCTGATCTACCTGACGATCTCGCTCATCGTGTCCTTCGTCATCACCCAGTACAACCGCCTTTTCCTCAGGCAGATAAGGTACTAG
- a CDS encoding ABC transporter substrate-binding protein translates to MRRITLTLAVALCCVLALGSTAMANKLEQIKQKGVLVCGVKDSQVPFGFVDETTKQLAGFEIDICSYIADKMGVKSEVKPVTSATRIPMLTQGSVDLVIATMTHKFERDDVIDFSITYFMDGQKLLVKKGEGINSVADLAGKKVGTAKGSTSEKNIKEAQPQAQVLSFENYPQAFLALKQGKVSAVTTDSTILLGIKNSDENPDQWAIVGEAFSSEPYGIGMVENESKLRDFVNRSLAEMWVSGDYKANYDKWFGPDTKYYLPLEWEMEVWPF, encoded by the coding sequence ATGCGCAGAATCACCCTTACCCTGGCCGTGGCCCTGTGCTGCGTCCTGGCCCTTGGCTCCACGGCCATGGCCAACAAGCTGGAGCAGATCAAGCAGAAAGGCGTGCTTGTTTGCGGCGTCAAGGATTCCCAGGTCCCCTTCGGGTTCGTTGACGAAACGACCAAGCAGTTGGCCGGTTTCGAAATCGACATCTGCTCCTACATCGCGGACAAGATGGGCGTGAAGTCCGAAGTCAAGCCGGTCACCTCGGCCACCCGCATTCCCATGCTCACCCAGGGCTCCGTTGATCTGGTCATCGCCACCATGACCCACAAGTTCGAGCGCGACGACGTCATCGACTTTTCCATCACCTACTTCATGGACGGCCAGAAGCTGCTCGTGAAGAAGGGTGAGGGCATCAACTCCGTGGCCGACCTCGCGGGCAAGAAAGTGGGCACCGCCAAGGGCTCCACCTCCGAGAAGAACATCAAGGAAGCCCAGCCCCAGGCCCAGGTGCTGTCCTTCGAGAACTACCCGCAGGCCTTCCTGGCCCTGAAACAGGGCAAGGTTTCCGCCGTGACCACCGACTCCACCATCCTGCTTGGCATCAAGAACAGCGACGAGAACCCCGACCAGTGGGCCATCGTGGGCGAGGCGTTCTCCTCCGAGCCCTACGGCATCGGCATGGTGGAAAACGAGTCCAAGCTGCGCGACTTCGTGAACCGCTCCCTGGCCGAGATGTGGGTGTCCGGCGACTACAAGGCCAACTACGACAAGTGGTTCGGCCCCGACACCAAGTACTACCTGCCTCTTGAGTGGGAAATGGAAGTCTGGCCGTTCTAA
- a CDS encoding amino acid ABC transporter ATP-binding protein — MALIEIRSLNKWFGEFQVLKNITESVEKGEVLVVCGPSGSGKSTLIRCINRLEDYQQGEIVIEGVNIKDKSVNLNTLRSEIGIVFQQFNLYPHLTVLKNITLAPTKVKDVARKDAERTALELLERVGIHDQALKYPAELSGGQQQRVAIARALAMRPKIMLFDEPTSALDPEMINEVLNVMKDLARDGMTMVCVTHEMGFAREVADRVVFMDGGEVIEQAPPDEFFRNPRHERTRAFLKEIL; from the coding sequence ATGGCACTCATCGAAATACGATCGCTGAACAAGTGGTTCGGTGAATTTCAAGTTCTGAAGAACATCACCGAATCCGTGGAAAAGGGAGAGGTGCTTGTCGTCTGCGGTCCTTCCGGCTCCGGAAAGTCCACCCTGATCCGTTGCATCAACAGGCTGGAGGACTACCAGCAGGGCGAGATAGTCATCGAAGGTGTGAACATCAAGGACAAGAGTGTAAATCTGAACACTCTCCGCAGCGAAATCGGCATTGTCTTCCAGCAGTTCAATCTGTACCCGCATCTGACGGTTCTGAAAAATATCACGCTCGCTCCCACCAAGGTCAAGGACGTCGCCCGCAAGGACGCCGAACGCACGGCCCTCGAACTGCTCGAACGGGTGGGCATCCACGACCAGGCGCTCAAGTATCCGGCCGAGCTTTCCGGCGGGCAGCAGCAGCGCGTAGCCATCGCCCGCGCCCTGGCCATGCGGCCCAAGATCATGCTTTTCGACGAGCCCACATCGGCGCTCGATCCCGAGATGATCAACGAAGTCCTGAACGTCATGAAGGACTTGGCGCGCGACGGCATGACCATGGTCTGCGTGACGCACGAGATGGGCTTCGCGCGCGAGGTGGCCGACCGCGTCGTCTTCATGGACGGCGGCGAGGTCATCGAACAGGCTCCGCCCGACGAATTCTTCCGAAATCCCCGGCACGAGCGCACGCGCGCGTTCCTCAAGGAGATCCTGTAG
- a CDS encoding 4Fe-4S dicluster domain-containing protein, translated as MSKKTKGQTEITIYPDWCKGCGICVAFCPAKVLVLTKDGKARAARPGECINCGFCERHCPDFAIVVRGKGRRRKSPECFENGLETEAGKE; from the coding sequence ATGTCGAAAAAAACAAAAGGCCAGACGGAAATCACCATCTATCCCGACTGGTGCAAGGGCTGCGGCATCTGCGTGGCCTTCTGCCCCGCCAAGGTACTGGTCCTGACCAAGGACGGCAAGGCCAGGGCGGCCAGACCCGGCGAGTGCATCAACTGCGGATTCTGCGAACGTCACTGCCCCGACTTTGCAATTGTCGTCCGGGGCAAAGGACGCCGCAGGAAGTCTCCGGAATGTTTCGAGAACGGTCTGGAAACAGAAGCCGGCAAGGAGTAG
- a CDS encoding 2-oxoacid:acceptor oxidoreductase subunit alpha: MPNHKKKNAKALFALGNEAVVEGALIAGCTFYAGYPITPSSEIMEVMAARLPRIPDGAFIQMEDEIASLGAVIGASLAGRKAMTATSGPGFSLMQENLGFACMTEVPLVIVNVMRGGPSTGLPTSPAQGDVQQARWGTHGDHPIIVLSASDVKECMEMTIQAFNFAEKYRTPVILLIDEITAHTRERIDVPGPEAFEIFNRSYPSVPPEWYKPYEDTMRGVSPMPPIGSGYRHHVTGLTHDVMGFPTQQPEEIKSLMERLFRKIDQFFPDIMLVEEYRTEDAEIGVIAYGSVARSAHLAIDMAREQGYKAGLLKLKTLFPFPKTYVDKLAHRCSRIIVPEMNMGQMSREVKRVASKTTSVRTINRIDGQIITPSQIYKSISQG, translated from the coding sequence ATGCCGAACCACAAAAAGAAAAACGCCAAGGCTCTCTTCGCACTGGGCAACGAGGCGGTCGTCGAAGGCGCGCTCATCGCCGGGTGCACCTTCTACGCGGGATATCCCATTACCCCATCGTCCGAGATCATGGAGGTCATGGCCGCGCGCCTGCCCCGGATTCCCGACGGGGCGTTCATCCAGATGGAAGACGAGATCGCGAGTCTGGGCGCTGTCATCGGCGCGTCACTGGCCGGAAGAAAGGCCATGACCGCCACTTCGGGCCCCGGCTTCTCGCTCATGCAGGAGAATCTGGGTTTCGCGTGCATGACCGAGGTGCCGCTGGTCATCGTCAACGTCATGCGCGGCGGGCCTTCCACCGGACTGCCCACCTCTCCGGCCCAGGGCGACGTACAGCAGGCACGGTGGGGCACGCACGGCGACCATCCGATCATCGTGCTCTCCGCCTCGGACGTGAAAGAATGCATGGAGATGACCATTCAGGCCTTCAACTTCGCCGAGAAGTACCGCACGCCGGTCATCCTGCTCATCGACGAGATCACCGCCCACACCCGCGAACGTATCGACGTTCCCGGCCCCGAGGCATTCGAGATATTCAACCGTTCCTATCCGAGCGTGCCGCCCGAATGGTACAAACCCTACGAGGACACCATGCGCGGCGTCTCGCCCATGCCCCCCATCGGCTCGGGCTACCGCCACCACGTCACGGGGTTGACCCACGACGTGATGGGGTTCCCCACGCAGCAGCCCGAGGAGATCAAATCGCTCATGGAGCGGTTGTTCCGCAAAATCGACCAATTCTTCCCGGACATAATGCTCGTGGAGGAGTACCGCACCGAGGATGCCGAGATCGGCGTGATCGCCTACGGCTCCGTCGCTCGCTCGGCGCATCTGGCCATCGACATGGCCCGCGAGCAGGGCTACAAGGCTGGGTTGCTCAAGCTGAAGACCCTCTTCCCCTTCCCGAAGACTTACGTGGACAAGTTGGCGCACCGCTGTTCGCGGATCATCGTGCCCGAGATGAACATGGGCCAGATGTCGCGGGAGGTGAAGCGCGTAGCCTCCAAGACAACCTCGGTGCGGACCATCAACCGCATCGACGGCCAGATCATCACCCCGTCGCAAATCTACAAGTCCATAAGCCAGGGGTAG